In the Mycolicibacter sp. MU0102 genome, one interval contains:
- a CDS encoding L,D-transpeptidase family protein, with protein MRRLVVLLCAALCAMGVTSVTAPLAAAVVEPWFGNAVGNATQVVSVVGVGHSTAKIDVYQRTAAGWEAIAAGIPAHVGSAGITRETKEGEPSTPMGFYTLDSAFGTAPNPGGGLPYVQVGSDHWWDSDSGSPTYNTMQVCKKAQCPFNTSASENLNIPQYRHAVVIGVNKTRTPGDGSAYFFHTTDGGPTAGCVAIDDATLVKIIGWLRPGAVMAIAK; from the coding sequence GCGCTGTGCGCGATGGGCGTGACGTCGGTGACCGCGCCGCTGGCCGCGGCGGTCGTCGAACCGTGGTTCGGGAATGCGGTCGGCAACGCTACCCAGGTGGTTTCGGTTGTCGGAGTTGGTCATTCGACCGCCAAGATCGATGTCTATCAGCGGACTGCCGCGGGCTGGGAAGCGATCGCGGCCGGGATCCCGGCACATGTCGGCTCCGCAGGCATCACGCGAGAGACCAAGGAAGGCGAGCCGTCGACCCCGATGGGGTTTTACACGCTCGATTCGGCGTTCGGCACCGCGCCGAATCCTGGCGGGGGACTGCCGTATGTGCAGGTCGGATCCGACCACTGGTGGGACAGCGACTCGGGCAGCCCGACCTACAACACCATGCAGGTCTGCAAAAAAGCCCAGTGTCCGTTCAACACGTCGGCCAGCGAGAACCTCAACATCCCGCAGTATCGGCACGCGGTGGTCATCGGCGTCAACAAAACCCGCACCCCCGGTGACGGCTCCGCCTACTTCTTTCACACCACCGACGGTGGGCCGACGGCGGGCTGCGTGGCCATCGATGACGCCACGCTGGTGAAGATCATCGGCTGGCTACGGCCGGGCGCAGTGATGGCGATCGCGAAGTAG